From one Rattus norvegicus strain BN/NHsdMcwi chromosome 7, GRCr8, whole genome shotgun sequence genomic stretch:
- the Zfp707 gene encoding zinc finger protein 707 isoform X1: MRRCLAAAAAPGEAPRELFSGLSSALPERANGDASPVPVTFREVAVYFCREEWECLSFSQRTLYRDVMLENFRNLNELGCCGRKPSLISRLEQWDEPWVDKWDSSELERQKSVCPGGRKASAPEKTHSRTGAKSRTTLRKNVLTSGKAHFTRATSGRKLDNKSEALQNQTCGKSRRRQPGLKEQGKSAAEGHPFICGICGKALSCHSRLAAHQTVHTGTRSFECFECGQTFRWVSNLLRHQRNHTSEKPFCCEVCGQAFSLKDRLAQHQKIHTEHRPYVCSDCGKAFKQKSNLLRHKLVHTGERPFYCDNCGKTFRTKENLNHHQRIHSGEKPYTCGECGKAFRWPKGFSIHQRLHLTKKFYECEECGKGFRHLGFFTRHQRTHGRGEV; the protein is encoded by the exons ATGCGTCGGtgtcttgctgctgctgcagctccgGGTGAAGCTCCACGAGAGCTCTTCTCCGGACTCAGCAGCGCTCTTCCGGAGCGGGCTAACGGCGATGCCTCTCCG GTGCCGGTGACCTTCAGAGAGGTGGCTGTGTACTTCTGCAGGGAAGAATGGGAGTGTCTCAGTTTTAGCCAGAGGACCCTCTACCGGgatgtgatgctggagaacttcaggAACTTGAATGAACTGG GATGCTGTGGCCGGAAACCAAGCCTTATTTCTCGCCTGGAACAATGGGATGAGCCATGGGTTGACAAATGGGACAGTTCTGAGCTGGAAAGACAAAAAAGTGTCTGCCCAG GAGGCAGAAAGGCTTCAGCTCCTGAGAAGACCCATTCACGGACAGGAGCCAAGAGCAGGACTACCTTACGGAAGAATGTCCTAACATCTGGTAAAGCGCACTTTACCAGAGCTACCTCTGGGAGGAAACTGGACAATAAATCCGAAGCCCTCCAGAACCAGACATGTGGGAAATCCCGcaggagacagccaggcctcaagGAACAGGGCAAGAGTGCAGCAGAGGGACACCCATTCATCTGCGGCATATGTGGGAAGGCACTGAGCTGCCATAGCCGGTTGGCAGCTCACCAGACAGTACATACCGGAACCAGGTCCTTTGAATGCTTTGAGTGTGGCCAGACATTCCGCTGGGTCTCAAATCTTCTGCGCCACCAGAGAAATCACACCAGTGAAAAACCCTTCTGCTGTGAGGTATGTGGACAGGCCTTTAGCCTGAAGGACCGCCTGGCACAGCATCAGAAGATCCACACCGAACACCGGCCCTATGTGTGCAGTGACTGTGGGAAAGCCTTCAAACAGAAGTCAAACCTCCTGCGGCACAAGCTTGTTCACACAGGAGAGAGGCCTTTCTACTGTGACAACTGCGGCAAGACCTTTCGAACTAAAGAGAACCTCAACCACCATCAGCGGATTCACAGCGGAGAGAAGCCCTACACATGTGGTGAGTGTGGAAAGGCCTTCAGGTGGCCAAAGGGCTTCAGCATCCACCAGCGGCTGCACTTGACCAAGAAGTTCTATGAGTGCGAAGAGTGCGGGAAGGGCTTCCGCCACCTGGGCTTTTTCACAAGGCACCAGAGAACACATGGGCGAGGAGAAGTGTAG
- the Zfp707 gene encoding zinc finger protein 707 gives MRRCLAAAAAPGEAPRELFSGLSSALPERANGDASPQVPVTFREVAVYFCREEWECLSFSQRTLYRDVMLENFRNLNELGCCGRKPSLISRLEQWDEPWVDKWDSSELERQKSVCPGGRKASAPEKTHSRTGAKSRTTLRKNVLTSGKAHFTRATSGRKLDNKSEALQNQTCGKSRRRQPGLKEQGKSAAEGHPFICGICGKALSCHSRLAAHQTVHTGTRSFECFECGQTFRWVSNLLRHQRNHTSEKPFCCEVCGQAFSLKDRLAQHQKIHTEHRPYVCSDCGKAFKQKSNLLRHKLVHTGERPFYCDNCGKTFRTKENLNHHQRIHSGEKPYTCGECGKAFRWPKGFSIHQRLHLTKKFYECEECGKGFRHLGFFTRHQRTHGRGEV, from the exons ATGCGTCGGtgtcttgctgctgctgcagctccgGGTGAAGCTCCACGAGAGCTCTTCTCCGGACTCAGCAGCGCTCTTCCGGAGCGGGCTAACGGCGATGCCTCTCCG CAGGTGCCGGTGACCTTCAGAGAGGTGGCTGTGTACTTCTGCAGGGAAGAATGGGAGTGTCTCAGTTTTAGCCAGAGGACCCTCTACCGGgatgtgatgctggagaacttcaggAACTTGAATGAACTGG GATGCTGTGGCCGGAAACCAAGCCTTATTTCTCGCCTGGAACAATGGGATGAGCCATGGGTTGACAAATGGGACAGTTCTGAGCTGGAAAGACAAAAAAGTGTCTGCCCAG GAGGCAGAAAGGCTTCAGCTCCTGAGAAGACCCATTCACGGACAGGAGCCAAGAGCAGGACTACCTTACGGAAGAATGTCCTAACATCTGGTAAAGCGCACTTTACCAGAGCTACCTCTGGGAGGAAACTGGACAATAAATCCGAAGCCCTCCAGAACCAGACATGTGGGAAATCCCGcaggagacagccaggcctcaagGAACAGGGCAAGAGTGCAGCAGAGGGACACCCATTCATCTGCGGCATATGTGGGAAGGCACTGAGCTGCCATAGCCGGTTGGCAGCTCACCAGACAGTACATACCGGAACCAGGTCCTTTGAATGCTTTGAGTGTGGCCAGACATTCCGCTGGGTCTCAAATCTTCTGCGCCACCAGAGAAATCACACCAGTGAAAAACCCTTCTGCTGTGAGGTATGTGGACAGGCCTTTAGCCTGAAGGACCGCCTGGCACAGCATCAGAAGATCCACACCGAACACCGGCCCTATGTGTGCAGTGACTGTGGGAAAGCCTTCAAACAGAAGTCAAACCTCCTGCGGCACAAGCTTGTTCACACAGGAGAGAGGCCTTTCTACTGTGACAACTGCGGCAAGACCTTTCGAACTAAAGAGAACCTCAACCACCATCAGCGGATTCACAGCGGAGAGAAGCCCTACACATGTGGTGAGTGTGGAAAGGCCTTCAGGTGGCCAAAGGGCTTCAGCATCCACCAGCGGCTGCACTTGACCAAGAAGTTCTATGAGTGCGAAGAGTGCGGGAAGGGCTTCCGCCACCTGGGCTTTTTCACAAGGCACCAGAGAACACATGGGCGAGGAGAAGTGTAG